In Acidobacteriota bacterium, a single window of DNA contains:
- a CDS encoding HlyD family secretion protein has translation MAEATETVESNGIHTSSTSEPESRRSFFQLHPAAKWALLVIGLLVVLGGIFAWRYYSTHESTDDAQIDGDMYPISARINGHVVAVEVQNNQFVRKGTVLVRIDPTDYQVALERAQADYAMAMARAQASRVGVPITSVNSSTGISSAQARVEEAQAAIAAAEKQSLAAEAKVKQSQADYAKAKSDLDRYAQLIKKDEISQQQYDHALQSAEADSAAVVAAQSAAAATAQNVALAQAQLAQARADLNASKTGPQRVRVSRAEADAAEAAVKTAKAVLDQAQLNVDYCIVRAPADGIVGKKAVEVGQNIGIGQAVMAIVPVEGLYVTANYKETELKDMRPGDPATIHVDAYDRDYKGHVLNIAGATGEKFSLLPPENATGNYVKVVQRVPVRIVFDPGQDSEHLLRVGMSVEPTVTTKK, from the coding sequence ATGGCAGAAGCCACCGAAACTGTGGAATCCAACGGCATTCATACATCAAGCACATCCGAGCCTGAGTCTCGCCGGTCGTTTTTCCAACTCCATCCGGCAGCCAAGTGGGCCTTATTGGTGATTGGCCTGCTTGTGGTTTTAGGCGGGATCTTCGCCTGGAGATATTACTCTACGCACGAATCTACTGACGACGCGCAGATCGATGGTGATATGTATCCCATCAGCGCACGCATCAACGGCCATGTGGTCGCCGTAGAAGTTCAAAACAACCAGTTCGTCAGGAAAGGGACGGTCCTGGTGCGAATTGACCCCACCGACTACCAGGTGGCGCTTGAGCGCGCGCAGGCAGACTACGCCATGGCCATGGCGCGCGCCCAGGCTTCTCGTGTCGGCGTGCCCATCACATCGGTCAATTCCTCAACTGGCATTTCGTCGGCCCAGGCCCGGGTGGAGGAGGCCCAGGCCGCTATTGCCGCTGCGGAAAAGCAATCGCTGGCGGCCGAGGCTAAGGTGAAGCAATCGCAGGCTGATTACGCCAAGGCAAAGTCAGACCTGGACCGATACGCGCAGCTCATCAAGAAAGATGAAATCTCCCAGCAGCAGTATGATCATGCTCTTCAGTCAGCCGAGGCTGATTCCGCCGCGGTTGTAGCCGCGCAATCAGCCGCGGCAGCAACCGCGCAGAATGTGGCGCTCGCGCAGGCGCAACTGGCGCAGGCGCGGGCCGATCTCAACGCATCGAAGACCGGACCGCAGCGTGTTCGCGTGAGCCGCGCGGAGGCTGACGCCGCCGAGGCGGCCGTCAAGACCGCCAAAGCTGTGCTGGATCAGGCGCAACTGAATGTGGACTACTGCATTGTTCGTGCGCCGGCGGACGGCATCGTGGGCAAAAAGGCGGTGGAGGTGGGCCAGAACATCGGAATTGGCCAGGCCGTGATGGCCATTGTGCCAGTGGAAGGGCTCTACGTGACGGCCAACTACAAGGAAACTGAATTGAAGGACATGCGGCCGGGCGATCCGGCCACCATTCACGTTGACGCTTATGACCGCGACTATAAAGGCCACGTGCTGAATATTGCCGGGGCTACCGGAGAGAAGTTCAGCTTGCTGCCGCCGGAAAACGCGACAGGCAACTACGTCAAGGTGGTGCAACGGGTCCCCGTCAGGATTGTTTTCGATCCCGGGCAGGATAGCGAACATCTCCTGCGCGTGGGCATGTCGGTGGAACCCACGGTTACTACAAAGAAATAG
- a CDS encoding TolC family protein — protein sequence MERNRSVTTNARTNCLLLAALIFAWTCAAAQTGPAMNSYSAGATDTGSNAPTVSMQPASGDNPFQGSAPPGPVQPGVVPLSLNDAITRGLKYNLGVLISDQATQQARGARIHALSKLLPQISAGASETSEQINLKALGFPNFPGVPAIIGPFGVFDVRGYLDQPILDLEDLHKEKAESENVKAAQYTYQNARDIVVLVSANLYLQAIAGSSRVNSARAQVETAQAVYDRAVDMKKTGIVPGIDVLRSQVELQAQQQRLIYLQNQFETEKLTLARAIGLPVAQQFNLTDTVPYSPPPPITVEQALTRALATRADYKGLLAQVRAAESLKKAARSEALPSLNFKADYGDIGPTPGDSHGTYTVAASVKVPLFQGGKVRGDVMQADALVKQRQSELSDLQNKIEYQVRTSFLDLTSSEAQVHVAQNTQDLAHEQLTQARDRFTAGVVNSLEVVQAQEAVATAEENYISSLYRYNIAKASLARALGLAEETFKQMTGGSK from the coding sequence ATGGAGAGGAATCGCAGCGTGACAACCAACGCACGAACAAATTGTCTTCTGCTTGCCGCACTCATTTTTGCCTGGACCTGTGCAGCCGCACAAACCGGCCCGGCCATGAACAGTTACTCCGCCGGCGCAACAGATACGGGCTCGAATGCTCCGACTGTTTCCATGCAGCCTGCGTCGGGAGACAATCCATTCCAGGGAAGCGCCCCTCCGGGGCCCGTCCAGCCAGGCGTGGTGCCGCTTTCCCTGAATGATGCCATCACTCGCGGGTTGAAGTATAACCTGGGCGTGCTGATAAGCGATCAGGCCACTCAGCAGGCCCGTGGAGCGCGGATTCACGCACTCAGTAAGCTGCTGCCCCAGATTTCCGCAGGCGCGTCTGAAACCAGCGAACAGATCAACCTGAAGGCGCTCGGCTTCCCAAATTTCCCTGGTGTGCCAGCAATCATAGGTCCTTTTGGCGTATTCGACGTTCGAGGATACCTGGATCAGCCCATTCTGGACCTTGAGGACCTTCACAAGGAGAAGGCCGAATCTGAAAATGTCAAGGCGGCGCAGTATACCTACCAGAACGCGCGGGATATTGTAGTGCTGGTGTCCGCCAACCTGTACCTGCAGGCTATAGCGGGCTCCAGCCGGGTGAACTCCGCCCGCGCTCAGGTTGAAACAGCGCAGGCGGTTTACGACCGCGCTGTTGATATGAAGAAAACAGGCATCGTGCCCGGCATCGATGTGTTGCGCAGCCAGGTAGAACTCCAGGCACAGCAGCAGAGGCTGATCTATCTGCAGAACCAGTTCGAGACGGAAAAGCTGACCCTGGCCCGGGCCATCGGGTTGCCCGTGGCGCAGCAGTTCAACCTGACGGACACAGTTCCCTATTCGCCGCCCCCGCCGATCACGGTTGAACAGGCGCTGACGCGCGCTCTCGCGACCCGAGCCGATTACAAGGGCCTGCTGGCCCAGGTACGCGCGGCCGAGTCGTTGAAGAAAGCGGCGCGCAGCGAAGCCCTGCCCAGCCTGAATTTTAAGGCGGACTACGGCGACATCGGTCCCACGCCGGGGGATTCCCACGGAACTTACACGGTGGCGGCCAGCGTGAAGGTACCGCTTTTCCAGGGGGGGAAGGTCCGCGGAGACGTGATGCAGGCGGACGCACTGGTCAAACAGCGCCAGTCGGAACTCTCGGACCTGCAGAACAAAATTGAATACCAGGTGCGGACGTCGTTCCTGGACCTGACATCATCGGAAGCTCAGGTCCACGTTGCACAAAACACACAAGACCTTGCCCATGAACAACTGACACAGGCGCGCGACCGCTTTACTGCCGGAGTCGTGAACAGCCTGGAAGTAGTACAAGCGCAGGAAGCCGTTGCCACGGCTGAAGAAAATTATATTTCCAGCCTTTACAGGTACAACATTGCCAAGGCATCTCTGGCCCGCGCTCTGGGTCTTGCTGAGGAGACCTTCAAGCAAATGACGGGAGGAAGTAAGTGA
- a CDS encoding TetR/AcrR family transcriptional regulator: protein MYFQVIMPVLGKTRKDVIKEFRTAELLEAARRLFAEKGFHATTVDDIAAAAGVAKGTVYLYYKSKQDVYWAALERGITELHNEIQSRLKAEEAPEEKVRAFISIKIRYFEMNRDFFRIYFSELGSGLSHPSQMPPQFEQMYLKQAHMLEGVLQQGIESRTIREIRTDTAAVAISDLTRGIIVQRLLGWSTKDVEADIGFVMDFVWRGIAA, encoded by the coding sequence ATGTACTTTCAGGTCATCATGCCCGTCTTGGGGAAAACCCGTAAGGATGTCATCAAAGAGTTCCGCACGGCTGAACTGCTGGAGGCGGCCCGGCGGCTGTTTGCAGAGAAAGGCTTCCACGCCACCACCGTTGACGACATCGCCGCCGCTGCTGGAGTTGCAAAGGGCACCGTGTATCTCTATTACAAGTCCAAGCAGGATGTGTATTGGGCGGCGCTCGAGCGTGGCATTACGGAGCTTCACAATGAGATCCAAAGCCGGCTGAAAGCGGAAGAGGCGCCTGAAGAAAAGGTTCGGGCCTTTATCTCCATCAAGATCCGTTACTTTGAGATGAACCGGGACTTTTTCAGAATTTATTTTTCCGAGCTCGGAAGCGGCCTTTCGCACCCGTCCCAGATGCCCCCGCAATTTGAACAGATGTACCTGAAGCAGGCGCACATGCTGGAAGGCGTTCTTCAGCAGGGTATCGAGAGCAGAACCATCCGCGAAATTCGCACGGACACGGCAGCCGTGGCGATCAGCGACCTCACCCGGGGCATCATCGTCCAGCGGCTGCTGGGCTGGTCGACCAAGGATGTCGAAGCCGACATCGGGTTTGTTATGGATTTTGTATGGAGAGGAATCGCAGCGTGA